From a region of the Crocosphaera subtropica ATCC 51142 genome:
- a CDS encoding DUF4007 family protein, translating into MTITQPNLFESLPPVNPVFARHETFHPRYGWLKKGFDLATQYSGIFTDDYAPVRLGVGKNMVKAIRYWCNAFKVLENDQPSNFGQQLLSDDGYDPFLENPASLWLLHWHLLKPTCEAAAWYYTFNEFRAVEFYAEDLTEGLRSYQENLGKSTAESSLKKDINCILRMYVQQQATKGLIEDSIDCPFSELGLIHTAGESKRYTFRIGTKATLPPEIIVAACLDYASRVSYGTKTLAISRLLYDVGSPGLVFKLTEEALCDAIERVARHNNKLALSDTAGLIQFSFNDEPLELAREILEQYYRQ; encoded by the coding sequence ATGACCATAACCCAACCGAATCTATTTGAATCTTTACCACCAGTCAATCCCGTTTTCGCACGTCATGAAACCTTCCACCCTCGTTATGGGTGGCTAAAAAAAGGCTTTGACCTCGCTACTCAATACTCAGGAATTTTTACCGATGATTATGCTCCTGTGCGTTTAGGAGTAGGAAAAAACATGGTAAAAGCCATCCGCTACTGGTGTAATGCCTTTAAAGTTTTAGAAAATGATCAACCATCAAACTTTGGGCAACAACTTCTCAGTGATGACGGTTATGATCCATTTCTAGAAAATCCAGCGTCATTGTGGTTACTCCATTGGCATTTGCTAAAACCCACTTGTGAGGCAGCGGCCTGGTACTACACTTTTAATGAATTTCGGGCTGTGGAATTCTATGCCGAAGATTTAACCGAAGGCTTACGCAGTTATCAAGAAAATTTAGGAAAATCAACCGCCGAATCTTCGTTAAAGAAAGACATCAACTGCATTTTGCGGATGTACGTTCAACAACAAGCGACTAAGGGATTAATTGAAGATTCTATTGACTGTCCTTTTAGTGAACTGGGATTGATTCATACTGCCGGAGAATCAAAACGCTATACCTTTCGTATTGGGACGAAAGCGACTCTACCCCCTGAGATTATTGTGGCCGCTTGCTTAGATTATGCCAGTCGAGTCAGTTATGGGACGAAAACCTTAGCTATCTCTCGTTTGTTGTATGATGTGGGTAGTCCAGGGTTGGTATTTAAGTTAACGGAAGAAGCCTTATGTGATGCCATTGAACGGGTAGCTAGACATAATAATAAGCTGGCTTTGTCTGATACGGCGGGATTAATTCAGTTTTCTTTTAATGATGAGCCTTTGGAATTGGCAAGGGAAATTTTAGAGCAGTATTATCGACAGTAA